DNA sequence from the Oligoflexus sp. genome:
TTTGAAAATTGCGATACCAGATCCCATCGGGATAAACCGCAACCGTGGGGCCTTCACCGCAGCGTCCGAGGCAGCTCGTACGCGTCACGCGGTATTCGCGATGCAAAGAAAGTTTTCGCAGTTCGCGCTGCATGGTTTCGGCGATGACCGTTGATCCTTTGTTATTGCAATCGTGATTGGTGCAGACCAGCACATGTTTTTTCAGGGGCGCATGCGCATGCTGATGCGGCTTGCCCTGCTGATGCGTGGCCTGATGCCGAACGCTCCACAGAAGGCTTTTCATGCCGCCCACCTGTTCCTGCAGAGCCCCGAGCGGAACCCGATACTGACAGCTGACGCAGGGCAAAGCATAGCGCGGCGTGCCGCGGGCATCGGCGATTCTATCCTCGACCGCTTCGCAAAGGGCTGTGGTCACTCCCAAAGGCCCCACGCGTTCGCCGCGGATCCAGGGATGCTGAGCGACGAAGGTATCGAACATCTGGCCGATGCGCGTCGCCAGGACTCCGGGAAAAAGGAGATAGGGTACCATCAAAATACCCTTGGGTTTCAAACGGGCGAGGCGCTGCAGGACTTCATCCAAGCGCGGCCAGGTGATGCCGACGAAGGCTATTTCCAGCTGACGCATGCCGGCGCTTTCCGCCAGCACGCGAGCGATCTGATAAAGCTGGCTGTTCGCATCGGGATCACTGGCGCCACGCCCCACCACCAGCAGCGTCCATTCCTTGGGATCGAATCCCGCGCAGCACTCGATTTGCTGCTGCAGGGCCTGAACCAGAGCCGCATGCAGACCCAGCGCGGGCGTGACGGTCAGTCGATGCTGCGGAAATTCCTGACGCAAACTTGTGATGGCCAGCGGTATATCATTCTTCACATGAGCAGCAGGCAGAAGACTCAGAGGGACCACCACGATGTCATCATTCTGTGCGGCCTGCTCGCGCAGAACCTCACCGATGAAAGGTGGGCTCAATTCCAAAAATGCGTGCGCAAAGCTCCGCCCTGGATGTCGCGACCTGTAAAGATCCATCCACTGCAAAAAGGCGGCTTCGGCTTCAGCATCGCGACTTCCGTGTCCAACAATCACGGTCGC
Encoded proteins:
- a CDS encoding CbiX/SirB N-terminal domain-containing protein, which produces MSFATVIVGHGSRDAEAEAAFLQWMDLYRSRHPGRSFAHAFLELSPPFIGEVLREQAAQNDDIVVVPLSLLPAAHVKNDIPLAITSLRQEFPQHRLTVTPALGLHAALVQALQQQIECCAGFDPKEWTLLVVGRGASDPDANSQLYQIARVLAESAGMRQLEIAFVGITWPRLDEVLQRLARLKPKGILMVPYLLFPGVLATRIGQMFDTFVAQHPWIRGERVGPLGVTTALCEAVEDRIADARGTPRYALPCVSCQYRVPLGALQEQVGGMKSLLWSVRHQATHQQGKPHQHAHAPLKKHVLVCTNHDCNNKGSTVIAETMQRELRKLSLHREYRVTRTSCLGRCGEGPTVAVYPDGIWYRNFQKEDVPALVAQHLQKDQLLSERIDSIL